In the genome of Raphanus sativus cultivar WK10039 chromosome 4, ASM80110v3, whole genome shotgun sequence, one region contains:
- the LOC108854214 gene encoding molybdopterin synthase catalytic subunit has protein sequence MSMEENNLIEILEEGHKVDIVKYIDYVSAPQAGAIATFSGTTRDTFEGKTVLELRYEAYKPMATRYLSYICGDARSNWDVHKIAVAHRLGPVPVGETSVFVAVSSVHRGDGLDACKFLIDELKASVPIWKKEVYVNGEVWKENSEFMEKRLELAEKRLESGESLVKKKRHVVGEEKKRSCCGSKVRVQEDEE, from the coding sequence ATGTCTATGGAGGAGAATAACCTTATAGAAATCTTGGAGGAAGGTCACAAAGTGGACATAGTCAAGTACATTGACTACGTGAGCGCCCCTCAAGCCGGCGCCATAGCAACGTTCTCAGGCACTACAAGAGACACGTTCGAAGGGAAAACAGTTTTGGAGCTAAGGTACGAAGCATACAAACCAATGGCCACAAGATACCTCAGCTATATATGTGGAGACGCTAGATCGAACTGGGACGTACACAAGATCGCTGTGGCGCACCGTCTGGGACCGGTTCCTGTCGGGGAGACCAGCGTGTTCGTGGCTGTCTCGTCAGTTCACCGTGGGGATGGTTTGGACGCTTGCAAGTTCTTGATCGACGAGCTGAAGGCGTCGGTTCCGATATGGAAGAAAGAGGTGTATGTTAATGGGGAGGTTTGGAAGGAGAACTCTGAGTTTATGGAGAAGAGGTTGGAGCTTGCTGAGAAGAGGCTGGAGAGTGGGGAGAgtttggtgaagaagaagagacatgtggttggagaagaaaaaaaaagaagttgctgtggaagtaaagttagagtacaagaagatgaagagtga